One genomic region from Fictibacillus marinisediminis encodes:
- a CDS encoding DUF4176 domain-containing protein gives MTENFPLPIGSVITLENTDRPVMIYGRLQSAGEGEVLFDYIGCFYPGGQIDGNNTIYFQHHKINSLLHKGYVSEEEEELHKKLAEKNSEFPE, from the coding sequence ATGACAGAGAATTTCCCATTGCCCATCGGATCAGTGATCACCCTGGAAAACACCGACCGGCCGGTGATGATCTACGGAAGGCTTCAATCCGCTGGAGAAGGTGAAGTGCTTTTTGATTACATCGGTTGTTTTTACCCTGGCGGACAAATCGACGGCAACAACACCATCTATTTTCAGCACCATAAAATCAACTCCCTCCTTCATAAAGGCTATGTTTCAGAGGAAGAGGAGGAGCTGCACAAAAAGCTGGCGGAAAAGAATAGTGAGTTCCCTGAATAA
- a CDS encoding GNAT family N-acetyltransferase yields MIVSKKAFHVKGLDYMVRSAMDEDAKELSDLRVQIDGETENLDREKGEAFIDASGFEQIIQTDRENKTSLFLVAAVDDRIVGFSRCEGNLLTRFSHKVEFGICILKEFWGYGIGKNLLKESIAWADSNEIKKITLNVLETNENAVHLYEKLGFEIEGVLKNDKILSDGKYYNTIMMGRFNG; encoded by the coding sequence ATGATCGTTAGCAAAAAAGCTTTTCATGTTAAGGGGTTGGATTACATGGTCAGGTCTGCAATGGATGAGGATGCAAAAGAACTCTCTGATTTAAGAGTGCAGATTGATGGAGAGACCGAAAATTTAGACAGAGAAAAAGGCGAGGCATTCATCGATGCATCAGGCTTTGAACAAATCATTCAAACAGATCGTGAAAATAAAACGAGCTTATTTTTAGTTGCGGCAGTTGATGATCGAATCGTCGGGTTTTCAAGGTGCGAAGGAAATCTGTTAACTCGTTTCTCCCATAAAGTAGAATTTGGAATATGCATTTTAAAAGAGTTTTGGGGATATGGTATTGGAAAAAATCTTTTAAAAGAATCGATAGCCTGGGCGGACTCCAATGAAATTAAAAAAATCACATTGAATGTATTAGAAACAAATGAGAACGCTGTTCATCTTTATGAAAAACTTGGCTTTGAAATAGAAGGGGTTTTAAAAAATGACAAGATCCTTTCTGATGGTAAATACTACAACACCATTATGATGGGAAGATTTAATGGCTGA
- a CDS encoding SH3 domain-containing protein, whose amino-acid sequence MKKGFLKIVVILLLAIGLVTSLFPSQIVQASPAKIAYVDITSGKLNVRSGPGTQYKVIGSHKDNTRLTIYSQTKSGWSKIKYNKKNGYVATKYLRFYHTMSRTEAKNITDKAISLQNKIASNKAYTKKQIHQILSPTHTSAYIDKLIKYDMASYKKDKKGNKLYEWLATDFPAYRIWGFDWSGKEAPKKPSVTYYSKNGKWYLKVYQYGKDDMYTYHQTLYLSKSSSKAAWKIYNYKW is encoded by the coding sequence ATGAAAAAGGGCTTTCTGAAAATCGTAGTGATTCTATTGCTGGCCATTGGGCTCGTTACTTCTCTTTTTCCGTCCCAAATTGTTCAAGCCTCACCAGCAAAAATCGCCTATGTGGATATTACATCAGGCAAGCTGAACGTCAGAAGCGGACCAGGAACACAGTATAAAGTGATCGGGTCCCATAAAGACAACACCAGGCTGACCATCTATTCCCAAACGAAAAGCGGATGGTCCAAGATCAAATACAACAAGAAAAACGGCTATGTTGCCACAAAATACTTGAGGTTCTACCACACGATGTCCCGTACAGAAGCAAAAAACATCACAGACAAAGCCATCAGCCTGCAGAACAAGATAGCAAGCAATAAGGCGTATACAAAAAAGCAGATTCATCAGATACTGTCACCCACCCACACGTCAGCCTACATTGACAAACTCATAAAATATGACATGGCGTCCTACAAAAAAGATAAAAAAGGCAACAAACTCTATGAGTGGCTCGCGACAGACTTTCCAGCGTACAGAATCTGGGGATTTGACTGGAGCGGGAAAGAGGCGCCTAAAAAGCCCTCCGTTACGTATTATTCGAAGAACGGCAAGTGGTATTTGAAAGTCTATCAATATGGCAAAGATGATATGTACACCTACCATCAAACTCTCTATCTCTCAAAATCCAGTTCCAAAGCCGCTTGGAAAATATACAATTATAAGTGGTAA
- a CDS encoding membrane-spanning protein codes for MRRKTIWVLSILFMIFMLVLFIVYLIKGDASRWQVALGGVAVGALPLLLLRLKRNPFNTALIIGYYVFLFCTTYLGSIASFYLHFKWWDSTLHLYKGVYVGFAAITLYHVLLPGRVRQEASPWLLFLFVFSLPVIATVFWEIYEFVGDQFLTHTMQRGGNKDTMLDIIAGTAGGLVVAVYAWVRRGRD; via the coding sequence GTGAGGCGAAAAACAATCTGGGTGTTAAGCATACTCTTTATGATCTTCATGCTTGTCCTGTTCATCGTTTACCTCATTAAAGGTGATGCCTCCCGCTGGCAGGTCGCACTGGGAGGTGTCGCAGTAGGTGCGCTGCCGCTTTTGCTGCTGCGGTTAAAACGAAATCCTTTTAACACAGCTCTAATTATTGGCTATTATGTATTTCTTTTTTGTACAACGTATTTGGGCTCCATTGCGAGTTTTTATCTACACTTTAAATGGTGGGATTCGACGCTTCACCTGTATAAAGGAGTTTATGTCGGTTTCGCCGCCATAACGTTATATCACGTTTTATTGCCGGGACGGGTACGGCAGGAAGCCTCTCCTTGGCTGCTTTTTCTCTTCGTCTTTTCCCTTCCCGTCATTGCGACCGTGTTTTGGGAAATCTATGAGTTTGTTGGCGATCAGTTCCTCACCCACACCATGCAGCGGGGCGGGAACAAAGATACGATGCTCGACATCATCGCTGGCACTGCGGGCGGTCTGGTCGTGGCGGTTTATGCATGGGTGCGGCGGGGAAGAGATTGA
- a CDS encoding ZIP family metal transporter: MWSAAMWGGISGSAVLLGAIAAMSFPIKKKIIGFIMAFGTGVLIGAATYELLGESVHSGGLFPTSMGFVIGAVVFTVLDLIVSRKGAHKRKRSAGQGESSSSSGIAIFIGTVMDAIPESIIIGASLIENNSVSWLLVIAIFISNIPEGLSSTSGMLKSNISKQKILILWITVLVISAFCSWAGYIFLEDASEDLMAIIASFAAGGIITMVGSTMLPEAFEEGGSLVGLIASIGLLASLILTRI, from the coding sequence ATGTGGAGTGCAGCCATGTGGGGAGGCATATCCGGTTCTGCTGTTCTATTGGGTGCCATAGCAGCTATGTCTTTTCCCATCAAAAAGAAAATAATAGGCTTTATCATGGCGTTTGGAACGGGTGTCCTGATTGGCGCAGCCACATACGAACTGCTCGGAGAATCTGTGCACTCAGGAGGTCTGTTTCCAACTTCCATGGGGTTTGTAATCGGTGCGGTTGTATTTACCGTGCTTGACCTCATCGTTTCCCGTAAAGGGGCCCATAAACGGAAGCGGTCTGCCGGCCAGGGTGAAAGTTCAAGCAGTTCAGGCATTGCCATCTTTATCGGAACGGTGATGGACGCCATACCAGAATCCATTATTATCGGGGCCAGTCTCATTGAAAATAACAGTGTCAGCTGGCTGCTCGTCATTGCCATCTTTATCAGTAACATACCTGAAGGGCTCTCGAGTACATCCGGTATGCTTAAAAGCAATATAAGTAAACAGAAGATCCTCATCCTCTGGATTACGGTCCTGGTGATTTCTGCCTTCTGTTCGTGGGCTGGCTATATATTTCTCGAAGATGCTTCTGAAGATCTGATGGCCATCATTGCCTCCTTTGCGGCAGGAGGCATCATTACCATGGTGGGCTCAACCATGCTCCCCGAAGCTTTTGAGGAGGGCGGTTCTCTTGTCGGTTTGATTGCTTCCATCGGATTGCTGGCTTCTCTCATTTTGACGAGGATCTGA
- a CDS encoding TerC family protein: protein MDNLLVNLLEILLINIVLSGDNAVVIALACRNLEERHRNKAIFFGTFGAVFLRVVLTFVAVYLLKIPFLNFVGGLLLLWIAISLLKGEEDEDIEANSSLSGAIKTIIIADLVMSLDNIVAVAGAANGNIVLIILGLIISIPLIIWGSQLLMKIMAKFPIIIIIGAALLGYTAGEMILKDKAVGHYLEVVHFNLHLVLPIALAILVVVIGKFSGSRAISHK, encoded by the coding sequence ATGGATAATCTATTGGTAAATCTCTTGGAAATCCTCCTCATTAATATTGTATTGAGCGGAGATAATGCGGTCGTCATCGCGCTTGCCTGCCGGAACCTGGAGGAGCGGCACAGGAACAAAGCGATTTTCTTCGGAACGTTCGGGGCGGTATTTCTAAGGGTAGTTTTAACATTTGTTGCAGTATACTTACTGAAAATTCCTTTCTTGAATTTTGTTGGCGGACTGCTGCTTTTATGGATCGCCATCAGTCTTTTGAAGGGAGAAGAAGATGAGGACATCGAGGCGAATTCCAGCCTTTCTGGAGCCATTAAAACGATTATTATCGCCGACTTGGTCATGAGTCTGGATAACATTGTGGCAGTGGCAGGTGCTGCGAACGGGAACATTGTTCTCATCATTCTAGGTTTGATCATCAGTATTCCTTTAATCATTTGGGGAAGCCAGCTGCTTATGAAGATCATGGCGAAATTCCCAATTATCATCATCATCGGGGCGGCGCTGTTAGGCTACACTGCCGGAGAGATGATCTTAAAGGACAAGGCTGTCGGCCATTACTTGGAGGTAGTTCATTTTAATCTTCACCTTGTATTGCCAATTGCACTCGCCATTCTTGTTGTGGTGATCGGCAAGTTCAGCGGATCGCGTGCGATCAGTCATAAATAA
- a CDS encoding lipopolysaccharide assembly protein LapA domain-containing protein, whose product MSVKWPLVLIILGSATVGELAVGLLGFIKIMQLKNTVKRLERERPVKVATAEVQHSPEDTDADTSRSRLPE is encoded by the coding sequence ATAAGTGTCAAATGGCCGCTTGTTCTCATTATTTTAGGCTCTGCAACCGTTGGCGAACTGGCTGTCGGACTCCTTGGATTCATTAAAATCATGCAACTGAAAAATACAGTGAAACGGCTGGAGAGGGAGCGTCCAGTGAAAGTGGCGACTGCAGAGGTGCAGCATTCTCCTGAAGATACTGACGCAGACACATCCCGATCCCGTTTGCCTGAATAA